The Epilithonimonas zeae genome contains the following window.
GACAAGTTGCTTTTTTTTAAGCATTTGCTTTGGATTGATGAATCAAATATTCCTCTATAATTTTCCGCTGGTCTTTTGCAACATCATTGATTAATTCCAGTAATTCTTTGATGTTTTTGATTTCTGTCAAATGACTTACCGTAAAGGTTTTCCTCTCATCGGAAAAAACTTGATTTTCCAATTCTGCTTTTCTTTTTTCTAATAAATCAAAAACCTGATCTTCCGGTTTTATGCGGCTTTCGGAACGTATTTGTTCATCCAAATCTTGTTGATAGAGCAGGGACGATGTGCGCAGTAATTCTGCAGAGATTTTGATTTTCCAATTCTGAAAATCGATTTCCGGAAACTCGTGACCAGATTTGGCGTATTGTGATAAAGAAGCTGTATAAGCTGTAATCAAATGCGTTGTTGTCACGAATTGATGAACTGCTTCCAGTTTTCTTTGTTGATTTTTTGGGTCAGAAATCATTCTTTGGAAGTTATCGGAAAGATTCGCTAAATCGATGATGGCATTTTTTCTTTTCAGTCTGAAATCCTGATCCTCCGGTTCGTTTTTCAAAAAATGATCCATTACCAATCGGAAATAATCCAGATTACTTTTTGAAGATTTTTTCATCAAAGCGAGATTCTGAGTGTGTTCCCAAACTGGCAAAATAAAGTATGCGACTAAGAAAGTTACAATTCCTCCAATCGCTGTATCCAATAATCTGTCCTTGAAGATGAGATTGATATTTCCAGGTCTTAAAAAGTTGAAAGACAAGAAAATATAAATCGTCATAAACAAAACTGCCCAGAAATAATTGGACTTCAACAAACTGAAACAGATAATCATACTCACAAGAAGTATAATTAACAATGTTGTAGGTTCATCAACAAAATGTAAAGTGATATACGCAATGATTGCACCTGCCAAAGTTCCGAAGAAACGCAAAAGATTTCTGTGTTTTGTAGTTGCATAAGCAGGTTTCAGAATGGCAATAATGGTAATGAGGATCCAATAAGAATGTCCAATGCCGAGAATCTCAAACCTGGAAACAATATAACCTATCAGCAATGCAATTGTTACTCTTACAGCGTGACGAAAATGTCCCGAATTAAGAGAAAAATTGGAGAATAAAACTTTGAGGTTTAGTTTTTCTTCTTGTGGTAAAAACTGAGAATAATCTAATCCTGATGATAAACTTTTTGCTAATTTTTTATCCTGAGAATTGACTTTTAAAATAGTTGTGACTTCATCCGTAATCTCAGTA
Protein-coding sequences here:
- a CDS encoding FUSC family protein, producing the protein MNYSSELKKFLTSQYIYSGARIALAIVIPSIILAQFGLLKEYFLFPLGTSFVGLTDQQGPFIRRRNTLILSIFSFFLIALLASLLKGFPIAVYLQIIVFGFFFSMIGVYGMRLATFGSIALVVLSIFIDGHLTGDDIFKSTFIFFLGCLWFFIIFLIVSKLQPYKLASQVVGENYLELADYLRIKAGHYTKNPDFDSLLNQLITQQVKIKNHQEDTREIVFKTRQIVNESTTQSRILMLMFLNSIDLYDKLLTSENDYKRMNQVFGETKLLQNIHDYLLVMADEITNLGISLQSGLPYKEITNFDNELKKIYDEFFDHRAKKFSSETMEDFMMMRQVLMRITEITDEVTTILKVNSQDKKLAKSLSSGLDYSQFLPQEEKLNLKVLFSNFSLNSGHFRHAVRVTIALLIGYIVSRFEILGIGHSYWILITIIAILKPAYATTKHRNLLRFFGTLAGAIIAYITLHFVDEPTTLLIILLVSMIICFSLLKSNYFWAVLFMTIYIFLSFNFLRPGNINLIFKDRLLDTAIGGIVTFLVAYFILPVWEHTQNLALMKKSSKSNLDYFRLVMDHFLKNEPEDQDFRLKRKNAIIDLANLSDNFQRMISDPKNQQRKLEAVHQFVTTTHLITAYTASLSQYAKSGHEFPEIDFQNWKIKISAELLRTSSLLYQQDLDEQIRSESRIKPEDQVFDLLEKRKAELENQVFSDERKTFTVSHLTEIKNIKELLELINDVAKDQRKIIEEYLIHQSKANA